CATGCTAGTGAAGATCAGCAGCGATATGCCGTCGAGGTCGAGCAAGTGTCGGTCGGCATCCAGATCGGTCAACTCCAGTTGTATGGCTATACTGGAGTCACTGATATCACTTTGCCTGCAGTCGAGGTCAGTGCTCATGCGTAAATTTCTGCGTCATCCCAGCGACATGCCGGTGGAACTGGTTCTGCGCAGGCAAGCCAATATCCCGCGACAAAGACTGCACAATATCAGCCTCGGCGGGGTGGCGTGCAACTCGAGTCGCGCCTTTCGCCGCGGTACCGCAATAGAGATGCGCATCCCGCTGCTGGGCGAACAGGCCCGTTACCCAGGCGTCGTCGCCTGGTGTCGGCGTCAGGCCGACGACTATCTGGTCGGCATCGCCTTCACCGACGAGGACACCCTGTTTCGCGCGCGTATGGTCGAACAAGTGTGCCAGATCCAGCATTACCGGCAGCAGCTTGAACGGCACCAGGGCGCCCCCGTCTCCATCGAACACTGCGCGCAG
The genomic region above belongs to Pseudomonas sp. GOM7 and contains:
- a CDS encoding PilZ domain-containing protein — its product is MRKFLRHPSDMPVELVLRRQANIPRQRLHNISLGGVACNSSRAFRRGTAIEMRIPLLGEQARYPGVVAWCRRQADDYLVGIAFTDEDTLFRARMVEQVCQIQHYRQQLERHQGAPVSIEHCAQEWIAQHAAGFPQLS